Proteins encoded in a region of the Pseudomonas putida genome:
- a CDS encoding NAD(P)H nitroreductase, with the protein MEALDALLNRVSVPRLTDPAPNAAQREALFQAALRAPDHGQLRPWRFLTIEGQGREKLGELFAEAVQHKGDASQAALDKARAMPLRAPLLIVVIAKLQDHFKVPKSEQRLAAGCAAHGILIAAHAQGVGAVWRTGDMAFDAHVHKGLGLAENEELIGYLYVGTPLTEPRTAPVLETADFVSAWGE; encoded by the coding sequence ATGGAGGCTCTCGACGCATTGCTCAACCGTGTTTCCGTGCCACGCCTGACCGATCCGGCGCCCAATGCCGCTCAACGCGAGGCGCTGTTCCAGGCCGCCCTGCGTGCTCCGGACCATGGCCAGCTGCGGCCATGGCGTTTCCTTACCATCGAAGGCCAGGGCCGCGAGAAACTCGGCGAGCTGTTCGCCGAAGCCGTGCAGCACAAAGGTGATGCCAGCCAGGCGGCACTGGACAAGGCTCGTGCCATGCCCCTGCGGGCACCGTTGCTGATCGTGGTCATCGCCAAGTTGCAGGACCACTTCAAGGTGCCCAAGTCCGAGCAGCGCCTGGCTGCGGGCTGTGCGGCGCACGGCATTCTGATCGCCGCGCATGCGCAAGGCGTCGGGGCGGTGTGGCGCACCGGGGACATGGCTTTTGATGCCCATGTGCACAAGGGGCTGGGGTTGGCCGAGAATGAAGAGTTGATCGGTTACCTGTATGTCGGTACGCCGTTGACCGAGCCACGCACTGCGCCGGTGCTGGAAACTGCTGATTTTGTCAGTGCCTGGGGCGAATAA